Proteins encoded by one window of bacterium:
- a CDS encoding gluconate 2-dehydrogenase subunit 3 family protein produces MPSAWGLSAGLFAATLLGWAVWRVFGGFPHAKRPGLVLAARELAFLAAAADATYPEGGSDLPSGTQAGIPAYADRYVAAVPRSVGILMRLLFFLVEHATLVFSAPGRGGRRRFSSLSPEQQGAVLEGWRTSSLFPRRLVFSSLRAILTMGFFSDPVVLRALHLGAKQIDSPIVEADLLYPAIGAHPRTIAYEREDLVARSGVPLAADAPLHPDHAEQMQ; encoded by the coding sequence ATGCCGTCTGCCTGGGGCCTCTCGGCCGGTCTGTTCGCCGCAACGCTCCTCGGTTGGGCGGTCTGGCGTGTGTTTGGAGGTTTCCCCCACGCAAAGCGGCCGGGTCTCGTGTTGGCCGCCCGGGAACTCGCGTTTCTGGCTGCCGCGGCGGACGCCACGTACCCGGAAGGTGGTTCTGATCTGCCCTCGGGCACCCAGGCCGGGATTCCAGCCTACGCTGATCGCTACGTCGCCGCGGTACCGCGGTCTGTCGGGATCCTGATGCGGCTGCTCTTCTTCCTGGTCGAGCACGCGACGCTGGTTTTTTCGGCGCCCGGCAGGGGGGGGCGGCGTCGGTTTTCTTCACTGAGTCCGGAGCAGCAAGGCGCCGTCCTCGAAGGGTGGCGTACGAGCTCCTTGTTTCCACGTCGGTTGGTGTTCTCGAGCCTGCGAGCGATCCTGACGATGGGCTTCTTTTCCGATCCCGTCGTTTTGAGGGCTCTTCACCTTGGGGCCAAGCAGATCGATTCGCCGATCGTCGAAGCCGATCTCCTCTACCCGGCCATCGGCGCCCACCCCCGCACGATTGCCTACGAGCGGGAAGATCTGGTCGCGCGCTCCGGCGTTCCGCTCGCCGCGGATGCGCCGCTCCACCCAGACCACGCGGAGCAAATGCAATGA
- a CDS encoding alpha-hydroxy-acid oxidizing protein, which yields MTKALPSIDRRSLLQFLLASPLIYSPRPLAAVELMLGAVEEGEALVDRAREIVAKAGDAIDVFDFEPVARGNLSPAHYTYLSMGVQHEVTLRANRSAFDDFQLRPRRLVDVRTLDTRTNLLGAELSCPLVLAPAGVQKAFHPDAELAVARAARRRDHLQILSTGTSTPIEDVANARGAPLWFQLYTGNAWPVTRLQLREAEEAGCSAVVLTVDMVATMFGENRDRIRRFRRADNPGCQPCHQSLTGDLLRGTVKAAEAVGLDPQGWLSDLMILDWDYVDRIRDATSMKLLIKGILTREDARRCVEHGIDGIVVSNHGGRAEDSGLSTIEALPPIVDELEGRIPVLVDSGFRRGTDIFKALALGADAVCVGRPYLWGLAAFGQEGVEAVLQILRSEFETIMRGMGTPDLGSISPAHVRVPSRFCEPSV from the coding sequence ATGACGAAAGCCCTTCCCTCGATCGATAGGCGCTCCCTGCTTCAGTTCCTCCTCGCGAGTCCGTTGATCTACTCGCCAAGGCCTCTCGCCGCAGTCGAGCTGATGCTAGGTGCTGTGGAGGAGGGTGAGGCGCTCGTCGACCGGGCGAGAGAAATCGTGGCGAAGGCCGGTGACGCAATCGATGTCTTCGATTTCGAGCCCGTGGCCAGAGGCAACCTGTCTCCGGCCCACTACACCTACCTGTCGATGGGGGTCCAGCACGAGGTCACCCTCCGGGCGAATCGCTCGGCCTTCGACGACTTCCAGCTGCGACCGCGACGACTGGTCGACGTCCGCACGCTCGACACTCGAACCAACCTCCTCGGGGCCGAGTTGTCGTGCCCGCTCGTCCTGGCGCCCGCCGGGGTCCAGAAGGCGTTTCACCCGGACGCCGAGCTTGCGGTCGCACGGGCTGCCAGGCGTAGGGACCACCTCCAGATCTTGTCGACCGGCACCTCGACGCCGATCGAGGACGTCGCGAACGCACGCGGCGCGCCGCTCTGGTTCCAGCTCTACACCGGGAACGCCTGGCCCGTGACACGGCTGCAGCTTCGCGAGGCCGAAGAGGCGGGCTGCTCCGCGGTCGTCCTGACCGTCGACATGGTCGCGACCATGTTCGGCGAGAACCGCGACCGGATTCGACGCTTCCGCCGAGCCGACAATCCCGGCTGCCAGCCCTGTCACCAATCCCTCACCGGTGATTTGCTTCGCGGAACCGTGAAGGCAGCCGAGGCCGTCGGGCTCGATCCCCAGGGTTGGCTCTCGGACCTCATGATCCTGGACTGGGACTACGTGGACCGCATTCGTGATGCCACTTCGATGAAGCTCCTGATCAAGGGAATCCTCACCCGTGAAGACGCACGCCGATGTGTCGAGCACGGAATCGACGGAATCGTCGTTTCCAACCACGGAGGACGTGCCGAGGACAGTGGCCTCTCCACGATCGAAGCCCTGCCACCCATCGTCGATGAACTGGAGGGGCGTATCCCGGTTCTGGTCGACAGCGGCTTCCGGCGGGGTACCGACATCTTCAAGGCCCTGGCTCTCGGAGCCGACGCCGTCTGCGTGGGCCGTCCGTATCTATGGGGGCTCGCGGCGTTCGGCCAGGAGGGTGTCGAGGCCGTGCTCCAGATCCTCCGAAGCGAGTTCGAGACGATCATGCGGGGCATGGGCACCCCCGACCTCGGTTCGATCTCACCTGCGCATGTCCGGGTGCCGAGTCGATTCTGCGAACCCAGCGTCTGA
- a CDS encoding GMC family oxidoreductase, with protein MSAAVEGEVRVFAEYERDFTEEADVVVVGSGPCGAVVAHELTARGKRVVLLEEGPPFTPQDFELDGALSMTRMMREAGLRTTRGTIIPTMQTIALGGGSLVNSAICVRPPDFVFEGWEEYAELEGTRRSDLDPHYDAVEAFLGIALTPDELQGQRNLLFRDGCDALGIESEPIARNVRGCRGSGECFTGCRARAKQSMDISYVPAAIKAGARVLTSVQVQEVLSDGRRATGVRGQVVEPFSGRRSHRFRIDAKAVVLAAGCMATPVLLQKSGNLANGSGQVGRNLQFHPGIAVLGIFPEKVDPGFGATQGYQSLAFLREGYKLETLWAPAAILAVRFPGFGHDLKKRLAQVPYAANWDAIATCHRSLGTVRARRGASLDPILTWNFDPEDAQVLGGALYQIARIFFAAGAKTILPGVHGVPDEMHSLEEADVLRTRRYAASDFVTASNHAFCTTRMHGDPAKGVVDPRGRAHEMDGLFLVDTGIFPRCTSVNPMLTGMALAHRSAQAVADEL; from the coding sequence ATGAGCGCTGCGGTCGAGGGCGAGGTGCGGGTCTTCGCCGAGTACGAGCGGGATTTCACCGAAGAGGCCGACGTGGTGGTGGTCGGCTCGGGCCCCTGTGGTGCTGTCGTCGCGCACGAACTCACAGCACGGGGCAAGCGCGTGGTCCTTCTCGAGGAAGGCCCGCCCTTCACACCTCAGGATTTCGAGCTCGATGGCGCTCTGTCGATGACCCGCATGATGCGCGAGGCAGGCCTGCGGACCACACGCGGAACCATCATTCCCACCATGCAGACCATTGCTCTTGGCGGGGGCTCCCTGGTGAATTCCGCCATCTGCGTGCGTCCGCCGGATTTCGTATTCGAAGGTTGGGAGGAATACGCCGAACTCGAGGGGACGCGCCGCTCGGATCTGGATCCCCACTACGACGCGGTGGAAGCCTTTCTCGGGATCGCGCTCACACCCGACGAGCTGCAGGGCCAGCGCAATCTCTTGTTTCGGGATGGCTGTGACGCGCTGGGAATCGAGAGTGAGCCGATCGCCCGCAACGTACGAGGTTGTCGCGGCAGCGGAGAGTGCTTCACGGGTTGCCGTGCTCGCGCCAAGCAATCGATGGATATTTCCTATGTGCCCGCGGCCATCAAGGCCGGCGCCCGCGTGTTGACCTCCGTACAGGTGCAGGAGGTGCTCTCGGATGGGCGCCGCGCCACGGGCGTACGGGGTCAGGTGGTCGAGCCTTTCAGCGGTCGCCGAAGTCATCGGTTCCGGATCGATGCGAAAGCCGTGGTGTTGGCGGCCGGGTGCATGGCGACACCCGTCCTCCTCCAGAAGAGCGGCAATCTGGCGAATGGTTCCGGCCAGGTGGGGCGGAACCTGCAGTTCCACCCGGGCATCGCCGTCCTCGGGATCTTCCCGGAGAAGGTCGACCCTGGTTTCGGCGCGACCCAGGGCTATCAAAGCCTGGCCTTCCTGCGCGAGGGCTACAAGCTCGAGACGTTGTGGGCTCCGGCGGCGATCCTCGCCGTGCGCTTCCCCGGTTTCGGTCACGACTTGAAGAAGCGCCTTGCCCAGGTCCCCTATGCCGCCAACTGGGATGCCATTGCCACCTGCCATCGGTCTCTCGGGACCGTCCGGGCCAGGCGCGGCGCCTCCCTCGACCCGATCCTCACCTGGAACTTCGACCCGGAGGATGCACAGGTGTTGGGCGGGGCGCTCTACCAGATCGCCCGCATCTTCTTTGCGGCGGGTGCGAAGACGATCCTCCCGGGCGTTCATGGGGTGCCGGACGAGATGCATTCGCTCGAAGAGGCGGATGTCCTACGCACGCGACGCTATGCAGCTTCGGATTTCGTCACCGCCTCGAATCACGCCTTCTGCACGACCCGAATGCACGGCGATCCGGCCAAGGGAGTGGTCGATCCGCGGGGTCGCGCACACGAGATGGATGGGCTCTTCCTGGTCGATACGGGGATCTTCCCGCGCTGCACCTCCGTGAACCCGATGCTCACCGGGATGGCGCTTGCCCATCGGAGCGCACAAGCGGTGGCAGACGAACTCTAG